ACGGCAAAGGTCGGGACGATGTGGCGGAAAGCCCGCCGGTGGTCGCCACCGAACAACACCACGAAGTCGGGGTCGAACTCGGTTACCACGGCGCGTGCCTCGGCCAGACCCGCCCGGAACTCCGTTCCGAAGACCAGATCGGTGTCGCGCTCCATGCCGGGGCTGTGGCTCGCGCACACCACCAAGCGGTTCTGTTCGGTCATGTCACTCCTCGTCCGTACGCGGTGGGTGGCCCGCCCGCGCGCCGCCCACCGATCAATAGTGACACAGACGTTAGATCAAATACCGAACCCAGTCGAGAGCGGCTCGGTCATCCCTTGACAGAGGCACACACTCACGATCAAACTAGACGTAACTGTCAGATATTGGAGGTTGACTCACGTGGCTTTTGTGATCCTGCAAGCTTGTTGCAACGACGCATCGTGCGTCGATGTCTGCCCGGTCAACTGCATCCACCCAACGCCTGACGAACCGGACTTCATGCGGACCGAGATGCTGCACATCGACCCGCAGACATGCATCGACTGCGGCGCATGTGTGGAGGCCTGCCCCGTCGACGCGATCAAGGCCGAGGACGAACTGGACGACCCGGAGCTCCCGTTCATCGAGCTCAATGCCGATTACTTCGAACAGCACCCCCTGCAGTCCGGACAACTCGACGTCCCGAAACCGTTGTGGCGCAAAGCGGATTTCTCGGATATGCGCGTGGCCATCGTCGGTTCGGGACCGGCCGCGTTCTACGCGGCCGCCGAGCTGATCTCGCTGAAGGGCGTTCAGGTCGACATGTTCGAGCGCCTGCTCACGCCGTACGGACTGGTGCGCTCAGGGGTCGCCCCCGACCATCCCGGCACGAAGGCGGTCACCGACATCTTCCGGACACTGGAGCGCCGCAAGAACTTCAGGCTGCACCTCGGAGTCGAGATCGGCGTCGATCTGACGCACGAGGAGCTGCTCGCCCACAACCACGCGGTCATCTACGCGGTGGGAGCGTCGTCGGACCGTCGCCTGGGCATCCCCGGCGAGGACCTCCCGGGCAGTCATACCGCCACCGAGTTCGTCGGCTGGTACAACGGCCACCCCGACTACGCGGACCGGACCTATGACCTGAGCGGCGAGCGCGCCGTCATCGTGGGCAACGGCAACGTCGCCCTCGACGTCGCTCGGATTCTGCTCACCGATCCTGATGACCTCGACCGCACCGACATAGCCGATCACGCACTCGAGGTGCTGCGCACGAGCAACATCCGCGAGGTCGTGGTCCTCGGCCGCCGCGGTGTCGCACAAGCCGGCTACACCAACCCCGAGATGATGGCACTGCGCCATCTTCCGGGCGTCGACCTCGTGATAGACCCGGATGACGTCGAGATCGACCCGGTCACGCAGGGCATCCTCGACGCCGCCGACACCGAGTCGTCGGTGAAGGCGAAGATCTCCCTGGCCCGCAGGGTTGCCGCGGACGGCGACACAGGCGCGGCGAAACGTCTGGTCCTGCGATACCTCTCCTCCCCCACCGAGATCTCCGGGACAGACCACGTCGAGTCGATCAGCATCACACGCAACGAACTGCAACTGACCGAGTCCGGCGGAGTCGTCGCCGTTCCCACCGACGTCACCGACGCCATCGAGACGACCCTGGTGCTGCGCGCGGTCGGCTACCGCGGCGTTCCGGTCCCCGGAGTGCCGTTCGACGACGCTCGCGGGGTCATCTCCAACGTCGAGGGCCGGGTCGTCACTCTGCACGGCGGCGAGCCCGTTCAGGGCGTCTACGCCACCGGCTGGGTGAAGCGTGGTCCGTCCGGTGTCATCGGAACCAACAAGAAATGTGCAGCCGACACCGTGGATCTCCTCCTCCAGGATTACGTCGCCGAAGCTCTTGCCGATCCGCCGCAGGACGCGGACTCGTTCGCGGAACTCCTGGCCGAGAGAGCACCCGAAGTCGTCGACTTCGCCGGCTGGACCCTGATCGACAAGGCGGAGAAGGCCGCGGGCAAGCCGCGTAAGCGACCGCGGGTGAAGTTCGTCGACGTCGATTCGATGAGGGCGGTGGTCCGCGGGGACTGAGGTACCTCGCGACACGCCTGTCGTAGCTCCGACGCATCGCTACTCACGATCGTCACATATTTCTGACGAAGTGATCATTACTCCGTCAGACGCCGACCATGCTCAAGCGGGCTCACCATCCTCGCTTGACAATGGCTTTTCTGGGTTCTAGCTCGCTTTATTCCAGACTCTACGGTAACGATTAGGTAACATACGGCGGGAATGCTGGGAGTGACCCGCGCCATAGTCCAGTATCAAGGTGTCTCATCTGACAGTCCGTACTTTTTATGACTCACCCTCCATCGACGCGGAGTCCGGTACGACGCTCAGTCGAGAAACCCATCTGCGGGCGGAATCCCTCGTCCCGAACTCAGGAGCACAGCATGACGAAATCAAGGACCGGCCGGCGGTTCATCACCACGACCCTCCTGTCGGTCATCCTCACCGCGGGCATGGTCGCCTGTGGCGGCTCGGATGACGGTGGCGACTCCGCCGCGGAGCCCTCAGCCAATGAGTCGGTGCTGGGCACCCCGAACAAGGCCACCGGTACACCGATCACCATCGGGTTCATCAGCGACGGGAAGTCGCAGGCCATCGACGTCAGCGACGAGATCCGTGGCGCCGTCGCCGCGGCCGATTACGCCAACGAGTACCTCGGCGGAATCGGTGGTCATCCCATCGAGGTCAAGTCGTGCGAAGCGTTGGCTCAACCCGCCGCCGCCGCCGACTGCGCCAACCAGATGGTGCAGGCCGGTGCCGCCGCCGTGGTCGGTCCCACTCCAGGTGAACTGGACCACCTCATCGACGTCCTGTCGCCAGCCAAGATCCCGCTGGTGGTTCACAGTGGCACCACCCAGAAGGGCCTCAGCGCGCCGGGCGTGTACTTGCTGACGAACGGCACCGCCTACTTCGCGAGCTCGGCGACGGCGGCAAAGGACGAGGGGCTGAAGAACACCGTCGGCATCGCCATCGGCGTCCCCGGCGCCGAGGGACCCACCCGCCAGATCGGATCGCTGATCTGGGGCAACGCCGGCCTCGACTTCAGTGTGGTCGGCATCCCGCCGGGCACCGCAGACATGACACCGCAGATCAGCGCGGCCGGCGGTGACGCCGACAACTTCTTCGTGATCGGTAACGACAGCTTCTGCACCAGCGCCTTCAAGGCGATCAAGACAACCAAGCCGAATGCTCCGATCTTCGCGATCGATCGGTGCCTGACGATCGGTGGGGGGAGCTCGATCCCCAACGGCTACGAGGGCATCAACGTCGCCACCACACTCGATCTGAGCCCGGATGCCCCCGACTCGCAACTCTATTCAGCAGTTCTCGCCAAGTACGGTGACGGCGCGAAGTTCGGGAATCTCTCGTCGGTCGGTTACGCTCCGATGCTCGGCATGATCAAGGCACTCAACGCGGCAAAGGTCACCGACCCGACGGCGGAGACCGTCATGGCAGCCATGAAGACGGCACCGCCGACCGAGTATCCGCTGACCAACGGACTCATGTTCCAGTGCAACGGAGAACAGCTCCCCATCTCCCCCAACATCTGCAGCGCCGACGGCCTCCTCGCCAAGGCGACCAAGAACGGCGAACTCACCGATTATCAGAAGGTGACCGTCGATCCCTCGCTCTACGACACACCCGGCGCCTGAGCCCTGACCGACCAGTACGACCCGGCGTCGGCCGTCATCCTCGCAAGGGATGGCGGCCGACGCATTTCACCATTCGTCTCCCGTCGTCCGGGCTGCGCCGGTAGGCCACCGTGATCTACCCGGTGCCGATCGATCCAGCCAAGCCGGAGTCGCGTGGTTGCCAGGGTCCACCAGCAGGTGAGGTCAGCCACCCCCACTGATCCGGCCTGGCCGGCGATGGCCGCTCCCGCTCTACCAGATCGGGGTGCCGCGGCGCGCGATCATCGCGCCGGGTCGTGATCGTGCGATGTTTTCGCGGGTGACTCCGACGGTCTGCACACCGTGCTCGGTGAGGCGGTCGTGATACATCCTGCCAGCCCGCTCACGCGTCTCTGGATCACAGTTCCTCGGTGCACCATACCGGCATTCTCCCGATGGGATCACGGCCTCCACCAGCCCCAGGACGGTTCACCGGCCCGGACTCGCTCACCGCACCAGCCGCGGACACGACGATGCCAGTCACCCCCCACACGGCGGAAGTGACCGGCAGAGCGGGGTCAGATCAGACGGCCTCGCCCAGGTACGCCTGCTCGAGAAGTGCCGGATTCTTGGCCATCTCACTTGCCCGGCCGCGCAGACGGACACCGCCATGCACGATCACGAGCGCCTCGTCGGCCACCTCGAGAGCCAGCTGCACATGCTGCTCCACCAGCACCACGACAGCATTCGTCTCATCGGCGATACGACGGACGACCGGGAGCAGCTCTTCGACGATGACCGGGGCCAGACCCATGCTCATCTCATCGATCAGCAGCGCCCGCGGATTCTGGGTCAGCGCACGGGCCACAGCGAGCATCTGCTGCTCGCCACCCGACAGAGACCCCGCGCTGACCTTGATGCGTTTGCCCAGGGCCGGGAACAGCTCTATGGCCTCGTCCACACCGAATCCACCGGACCGTTTGGCGATCGCCAGGTTCTCGCGCACGGTCAGCGAGGTGAACAGAGCCCGGTCGTCCGGAACCAGCACCAGGCCATGCCGATTGGCCTCCGCGGGACGACCACTGCGCAGCTCTTTGCCCTCCACGATGACCTCCCCTCCCTTGCGTGGCAACAGGCCGGCCAGCGTGTTCATCAGAGTGGATTTCCCCGCCCCGTTCGGGCCGAGGATCGCGAGCACCGAACCCTCCTGGAGCGAGAAGCCGACATCGCGCACCACCCGGACCGAGCCGTAGCCGGCCGTCACCTCCCGGCACTCCAGGATCGGGACTCCCGTGGGCACGGCGGCGTCGGAGTCGTTGACGGTGTCGACCGTATTCACGTCAGCCATGGACCTGAGCCTCTTTTCCTAGGTATGCGGTGGCAACGGTTCGATTCGCCCGAATCTCCGCCGGAGTACCGGAGGCGATGAGTTCGCCGAAGTTGAGGACATGCACTTCGTCGCAGACGTTCAACACGAGATCCATGTCGTGGTCGACCATCAGGATGGTGATCCCGCTGTCCTGTATCTTGCGGAGTCGCTCTCCGAGCCAACGACTCTCGGTACTGTCGAGACCACCCGCCGGCTCGTCGAGCAGCAGCAGGTTGGGTGAGCCCGCCAGCGCGCGAGCGATTGAGACCAGCTGCCGCTGTCCCTGCGACAGTTCGCCTGCCGGCCGCTCGGCGATGTCGCTGATGCCGAGGAGGTCGAAGACCTCCGACAGATGACCGAGGTCGCCGTGTTCGGCCTTGGCGTCGGGACGGTGGACCGCGGCGGTGCGACCGACCTTGACGTTCTCGGTCACGCTCAGGTCGTCGTACAGCTCGATGGCCTGGAAGGTACGGCCGAGGCCGGCGCGAATCCGGTTGTGCGGCGCGAGTTCACTCAACGACGCGCCCGCCAGTGTCACGTCGCCGGTGTACTCGGCGAATCCGGTGATCGCGTCCATCAGCGTGGTCTTGCCGGCACCGTTCGGACCGATCAGGCCCACCAGAGCGCCCTTCGGGATCGCGAGCGAGACCTCTGACAGAGCCACCGCACCACCGTATTTCACCGAGACGTCGGCCAGGACGAGTTCAGGCTCCGCCGACCGATCGACGACCCGCGCTCGTGTCGACGGCCCCACTGCCGGGGCATCGGACCCTGCGTCCGCGTCCGCTGCCGGCTCGCTCGTATCCGGGATAGCCGCTGCGCGGCGCGTGGCCAACAAGGTGTGGGCCGGTCCGACGATTCCCTCGGGATTCAGGATCACGGTGAAGATCAGCAACACACTGGAGATCACCACATACCAGCCGCTGACCGACCACAGCTCGTCGACGACGATGAACAGCAGACCGTTGGCGGCCGTGAGGCCGGCCAGCACACCGCCGGACACCGAGGTGATTCCGGTCAGATAGACAGTCGCGAACAGGGCGACACCACCCATCGCGGCATAGGAGTTGAACGTCACGGTCTGCTGCTGGTAAGCCAGGAGCGACCCGCCGATGCCGGCGATGAACGCACCGATCGCGAAGGCCAGGATCTTCACGCGGACGACACTGACACCGGCAGCCGCAGCGGATCTCTCATTCGCACGGACCGCCAGCATCTCGGCGCCGAGCCGACTCCGCCGGAGCAGGGCGACGAATACGGCGACCCCCACGAGCACGAGCAGCACCAGGACGCCGAATGTGACCCGCGGGTAGTCCAGACCTTGTCCGATACCCAGATCCCAACCGAACAGGCTGGGTTCGGGCGCCCTGACCCCCGAGGCTCCGACGATGTCGACGTTACGGAACCAGATCGCTTCGACTGCGAACGCCATCGCAAGGGTCACCACGGCCACGGTGAGTCCTCGAATCCGTAGCGCGGGCAACCCGATCAGTACGCCGAGCGCAGCCGCACACAACGCGGCCACGACAGGGGCGATCGGGAACGGTAGATGGAACGTGTTGGCGATCGGCCCGAGTAGGAAGCCCGCGACACCGGCGATAGTCAGCTGGGCGAGGGAGACCTGACCCGCGTAGCCGGTGACGACCACCGAGGACAACGCGATGATGGCCATGACTAAGCTGACTATCAGCCCCGTGCGCAGCCGTTCGTCGAGCAACACGAGCGCCAGGACCCCGATGATCGTCATCACCACCGCGGTGGACGCCACATGGTTCGGTCTCGGCGCCCTGCCGAGGGTCTGCAGGATGATCGCACCGCGGGTCGGCAGCGGCTTCGCACGGATCAGAAGGACGGCCAGGATCAGGATCAGCGGCACAAGATCCGGCAGGCCCACGGACGGCAGCCAGTCGAATTGGGTTGCCAGATACTGCGCTTCGGACTGAAGCATACCCACGGCCAGACCAGCCAGTACCGCGACCACGACGAGATCGAAGCGAGCCAGGATCGCGGCGGCCAGAGCCGGGACGATGAACAGCG
The genomic region above belongs to Gordonia hongkongensis and contains:
- a CDS encoding FAD-dependent oxidoreductase, which encodes MAFVILQACCNDASCVDVCPVNCIHPTPDEPDFMRTEMLHIDPQTCIDCGACVEACPVDAIKAEDELDDPELPFIELNADYFEQHPLQSGQLDVPKPLWRKADFSDMRVAIVGSGPAAFYAAAELISLKGVQVDMFERLLTPYGLVRSGVAPDHPGTKAVTDIFRTLERRKNFRLHLGVEIGVDLTHEELLAHNHAVIYAVGASSDRRLGIPGEDLPGSHTATEFVGWYNGHPDYADRTYDLSGERAVIVGNGNVALDVARILLTDPDDLDRTDIADHALEVLRTSNIREVVVLGRRGVAQAGYTNPEMMALRHLPGVDLVIDPDDVEIDPVTQGILDAADTESSVKAKISLARRVAADGDTGAAKRLVLRYLSSPTEISGTDHVESISITRNELQLTESGGVVAVPTDVTDAIETTLVLRAVGYRGVPVPGVPFDDARGVISNVEGRVVTLHGGEPVQGVYATGWVKRGPSGVIGTNKKCAADTVDLLLQDYVAEALADPPQDADSFAELLAERAPEVVDFAGWTLIDKAEKAAGKPRKRPRVKFVDVDSMRAVVRGD
- a CDS encoding ABC transporter substrate-binding protein, whose protein sequence is MTKSRTGRRFITTTLLSVILTAGMVACGGSDDGGDSAAEPSANESVLGTPNKATGTPITIGFISDGKSQAIDVSDEIRGAVAAADYANEYLGGIGGHPIEVKSCEALAQPAAAADCANQMVQAGAAAVVGPTPGELDHLIDVLSPAKIPLVVHSGTTQKGLSAPGVYLLTNGTAYFASSATAAKDEGLKNTVGIAIGVPGAEGPTRQIGSLIWGNAGLDFSVVGIPPGTADMTPQISAAGGDADNFFVIGNDSFCTSAFKAIKTTKPNAPIFAIDRCLTIGGGSSIPNGYEGINVATTLDLSPDAPDSQLYSAVLAKYGDGAKFGNLSSVGYAPMLGMIKALNAAKVTDPTAETVMAAMKTAPPTEYPLTNGLMFQCNGEQLPISPNICSADGLLAKATKNGELTDYQKVTVDPSLYDTPGA
- a CDS encoding ABC transporter ATP-binding protein; the encoded protein is MADVNTVDTVNDSDAAVPTGVPILECREVTAGYGSVRVVRDVGFSLQEGSVLAILGPNGAGKSTLMNTLAGLLPRKGGEVIVEGKELRSGRPAEANRHGLVLVPDDRALFTSLTVRENLAIAKRSGGFGVDEAIELFPALGKRIKVSAGSLSGGEQQMLAVARALTQNPRALLIDEMSMGLAPVIVEELLPVVRRIADETNAVVVLVEQHVQLALEVADEALVIVHGGVRLRGRASEMAKNPALLEQAYLGEAV
- a CDS encoding branched-chain amino acid ABC transporter permease/ATP-binding protein is translated as MQHLVFLLLGLGNGAVFGALALAVVLTYRSSGVVNFATGAIALYTAYTYAFLREGELLILIPGLPNTIDLGGPIGMWPAIAISLVIAAALGLVLYLLVFRPLRTSPLVARAVAALGISLLIAGLVAQKLGTDPVSVEPIFPTDVWQSGELQLSADRFFFALTIVVLAIVLALAFRYTKFGLATRASAETERGAYVSGISPDRIAAYNWMLSSAVAGLAGILIAPIVPLVPVAYTLFIVPALAAAILARFDLVVVAVLAGLAVGMLQSEAQYLATQFDWLPSVGLPDLVPLILILAVLLIRAKPLPTRGAIILQTLGRAPRPNHVASTAVVMTIIGVLALVLLDERLRTGLIVSLVMAIIALSSVVVTGYAGQVSLAQLTIAGVAGFLLGPIANTFHLPFPIAPVVAALCAAALGVLIGLPALRIRGLTVAVVTLAMAFAVEAIWFRNVDIVGASGVRAPEPSLFGWDLGIGQGLDYPRVTFGVLVLLVLVGVAVFVALLRRSRLGAEMLAVRANERSAAAAGVSVVRVKILAFAIGAFIAGIGGSLLAYQQQTVTFNSYAAMGGVALFATVYLTGITSVSGGVLAGLTAANGLLFIVVDELWSVSGWYVVISSVLLIFTVILNPEGIVGPAHTLLATRRAAAIPDTSEPAADADAGSDAPAVGPSTRARVVDRSAEPELVLADVSVKYGGAVALSEVSLAIPKGALVGLIGPNGAGKTTLMDAITGFAEYTGDVTLAGASLSELAPHNRIRAGLGRTFQAIELYDDLSVTENVKVGRTAAVHRPDAKAEHGDLGHLSEVFDLLGISDIAERPAGELSQGQRQLVSIARALAGSPNLLLLDEPAGGLDSTESRWLGERLRKIQDSGITILMVDHDMDLVLNVCDEVHVLNFGELIASGTPAEIRANRTVATAYLGKEAQVHG